In Trichomycterus rosablanca isolate fTriRos1 chromosome 4, fTriRos1.hap1, whole genome shotgun sequence, one DNA window encodes the following:
- the LOC134311334 gene encoding stress-associated endoplasmic reticulum protein 1-like produces MVAKQRIRMANEKHSKNITQRGNVKTSKNNTDVKVAVGPWLLALFVFVVCGSAIFQIIQSIRMGM; encoded by the exons ATGGTGGCGAAACAGAGAATCCGCATGGCGAACGAGAAGCACAGCAAGAACATCACACAGAGAGGCAACGTCAAGACCTCG AAAAATAACACAGATGTCAAAGTCGCAGTGGGACCATGGCTCCTGGCGCTCTTTGTTTTTGTGGTCTGTGGGTCAG CCATATTCCAGATCATTCAGAGCATCCGAATGGGAATGTAA